A DNA window from Helianthus annuus cultivar XRQ/B chromosome 15, HanXRQr2.0-SUNRISE, whole genome shotgun sequence contains the following coding sequences:
- the LOC110887936 gene encoding uncharacterized protein LOC110887936, which produces MRQGTGLLKKKIYVWWAHLMESDCGGDGGGKEGPFNSLVNEAIIDDAGSKKINRQNLQSRAHGSKSLTSLPGYLGERLFGQFTITPGRGIRYRQNLQSRAHGSKSLTSLPEVAFWLDVWAAPEPFQVLFPSLFQLEVDKGSLVADKFRPGSIGSPWVWRWKRGWLNTDELTEFQQLNNLLQHITVTSGPDSWLWSLDSTGQFKVSSLRRKLVELNYVKPDYVVDWNNWVPKKVGLVAWRAEKERLPTRTALHRRGISIQNLECLMCREYDESCDHLFVSCGFAQVVWQVVCQWCKTQQLIAFRLQDILDAYKRFGGSTEKKKAFHAVCLVSLWSIWNLRNELMFTGKSKTISAVVEEIKLKSFGWVKHRSKEATMTWEKWQSFDVF; this is translated from the exons AAAGGAGGGTCCGTTTAACAGCCTCGTAAATGAAGCAATCATCGATGATGCTGGATCAAAAAAGATTAACCGACAAAACTTACAATCTCGGGCCCATGGAAGCAAATCTTTAACATCTCTTCCAGGTTATTTGGGCGAAAGGTTATTTGGGCAATTCACTATAACTCCAGGTCGTGGAATCCGATACCGGCAAAACTTACAATCTCGGGCCCATGGAAGCAAATCTTTAACATCTCTTCCAG AAGTCGCGTTTTGGCTGGACGTATGGGCTGCTCCGGAGCCGTTTCAGGTCCTTTTTCCATCTTTGTTCCAGTTGGAAGTAGATAAAGGGAGTTTGGTGGCGGATAAGTTTAGGCCAGGCTCAATCGGCAGTCCGTGGGTTTGGAGATGGAAAAGGGGTTGGCTGAATACGGATGAACTCACAGAATTTCAACAACTTAATAACCTGCTGCAACATATCACGGTGACGTCTGGGCCGGATAGCTGGTTATGGAGCTTGGATTCTACGGGGCAGTTTAAAGTTAGTAGTCTCAGAAGGAAGTTGGTCGAATTAAACTATGTAAAACCTGACTATGTGGTTGACTGGAATAACTGGGTTCCGAAAAAGGTTGGTTTGGTGGCTTGGCGGGCTGAAAAGGAGCGACTACCAACAAGAACAGCCCTTCATAGGAGGGGTATTTCAATCCAAAACTTGGAATGTCTCATGTGCAGAGAATATGATGAATCATGCGATCACCTATTCGTCTCTTGCGGGTTCGCTCAAGTTGTTTGGCAGGTGGTATGTCAATGGTGCAAAACACAGCAACTAATAGCCTTCAGGTTACAAGATATTCTGGACGCTTACAAGAGGTTCGGGGGTTCGACTGAGAAAAAGAAGGCTTTTCATGCGGTCTGTCTTGTGTCATTATGGAGCATCTGGAACCTTAGGAACGAGTTGATGTTTACCGGTAAATCGAAGACAATCTCGGCTGTGGTGGAGGAGATTAAGCTGAAGAGTTTTGGCTGGGTAAAGCATCGGTCCAAGGAAGCAACGATGACTTGGGAGAAATGGCAATCATTTGATGTTTTTTGA